Proteins encoded within one genomic window of Prauserella marina:
- a CDS encoding NADH-quinone oxidoreductase subunit G — protein sequence MTIAPDKATTDQPVPEGHVKLTIDGEEVIAPKGELLIRTAERLGTVVPRFCDHPLLDPAGACRQCLVEVEMGGRPMPKPQASCTMTVADGMVVKTQLTSPVADKAQQGVMELLLINHPLDCPICDKGGECPLQNQAMAHGRPESRFRDTKRTFPKPLPISTQVLLDRERCVLCQRCTRFSAQIAGDPFIDLLERGAHQQIGTSETAAIESASQTSAGTPFQSYFSGNTIQICPVGALTSAQYRFRSRPFDLVSSPSVCEHCSSGCAERTDFRRGKVMRKLAGEDPEVNEEWICDKGRFAFRYSTAADRIRTPLVRNAETGELEEASWTEALRVAAEGLAKARDAAGVGVLTGGRSTVEDAYAYAKFARLALRTNDIDARARAHSAEELDFLGARVAGTSPDNGVTFAAIERAPLVLCVAFEPEEEAPAVFLRLRKAARDHGAKVVHIGQWTSPAVTKTFGELLACVPGGEATAVDGIAYHAPDLDERLRQDGAVLLVGERAAEVPGLFSALHRLSERTGAALAWIPRRAGERGAVEAGALPTLLPGGRPVLDAQARAEVERLWGVEKGSLPSAPGRDTTGILDAVVTRDLDGLLVGGVDPDDLPDPVLARKALRAAEFVVSLELRPSVVTEHADVVLPVAPVDEKSGSFLNWEGRSREFTVTLDGTGALPDCRVLDTLGVEMDVDLFTQTPAAASGDLRKLLGYGGAAAAPDVPDGHARTPGRGEAVLATWRRLIDDGSLLVDEPDLAGTARKVVAKVSKETAATVGDLITVSTGRGSITLPCEVADLPEGVVWLPGNSDGSKVRATLGVGHGAVVTIAAGGAQ from the coding sequence ATGACGATCGCACCCGACAAGGCCACGACCGACCAGCCGGTTCCGGAAGGCCACGTCAAGCTGACCATCGACGGTGAGGAAGTCATCGCCCCCAAGGGCGAGCTGCTGATCCGCACGGCCGAACGGCTGGGGACCGTCGTTCCCCGGTTCTGCGACCACCCGCTGCTCGACCCGGCCGGAGCCTGTCGCCAGTGCCTCGTCGAGGTGGAGATGGGCGGAAGGCCGATGCCGAAGCCGCAGGCTTCGTGCACGATGACGGTCGCGGACGGCATGGTCGTCAAGACTCAGCTCACCTCGCCCGTCGCCGACAAGGCCCAGCAGGGTGTGATGGAGCTGCTGCTCATCAACCACCCGCTCGACTGCCCCATCTGCGACAAGGGCGGCGAGTGTCCACTACAGAACCAGGCGATGGCGCACGGAAGGCCGGAATCCCGTTTCAGGGACACCAAGCGCACCTTCCCGAAGCCGCTGCCGATCTCGACTCAGGTGTTGCTCGACCGCGAGCGCTGCGTGCTGTGCCAGCGCTGCACCCGATTCTCCGCGCAGATCGCGGGCGACCCGTTCATCGACCTGCTCGAACGCGGGGCACACCAGCAGATCGGTACGTCGGAGACGGCGGCGATCGAAAGCGCGTCGCAGACGAGCGCGGGAACGCCGTTCCAGAGCTACTTCTCGGGCAACACGATCCAGATCTGCCCTGTCGGCGCGCTCACCAGCGCGCAGTACCGGTTCCGTTCGAGGCCCTTCGACCTCGTGTCGTCGCCGAGCGTGTGTGAGCACTGCTCTTCGGGCTGCGCCGAGCGCACCGACTTCCGGCGCGGCAAGGTCATGCGCAAGCTCGCGGGCGAGGACCCCGAGGTCAACGAGGAGTGGATCTGCGACAAGGGCCGCTTCGCGTTCCGGTACTCGACGGCGGCCGACCGGATCCGGACGCCGCTCGTGCGCAACGCCGAGACCGGTGAACTCGAAGAGGCTTCCTGGACCGAGGCGCTGCGGGTCGCGGCGGAGGGCCTTGCCAAGGCCAGGGACGCCGCCGGTGTCGGTGTGCTGACCGGTGGACGGTCGACGGTCGAGGACGCCTACGCCTACGCGAAGTTCGCGAGGCTGGCGCTGCGGACCAACGACATCGACGCGAGGGCACGCGCGCATTCCGCTGAGGAGCTGGACTTCCTCGGCGCGAGGGTCGCCGGAACCTCGCCCGACAACGGCGTCACGTTCGCGGCGATCGAGCGGGCGCCGCTCGTGCTGTGTGTCGCGTTCGAACCTGAGGAGGAGGCCCCCGCGGTCTTCCTCAGGCTGCGCAAGGCGGCCCGCGACCACGGAGCCAAAGTCGTCCACATCGGACAGTGGACCTCGCCTGCGGTCACCAAGACCTTCGGTGAACTGCTCGCGTGCGTTCCCGGTGGCGAGGCCACCGCCGTCGACGGCATCGCCTACCACGCACCCGACCTCGACGAGCGGCTGCGTCAGGACGGCGCCGTGTTGCTCGTCGGTGAGCGGGCAGCCGAGGTGCCCGGACTCTTCTCGGCGCTGCACCGGTTGTCGGAACGCACCGGTGCCGCGCTGGCCTGGATCCCGCGCAGGGCAGGCGAAAGGGGAGCGGTCGAGGCAGGTGCCCTGCCGACGCTGTTGCCAGGCGGCCGTCCCGTCCTCGACGCGCAGGCCCGCGCCGAGGTCGAGCGACTGTGGGGCGTCGAAAAGGGTTCGCTGCCGTCGGCACCTGGCAGGGACACCACCGGCATCCTCGACGCGGTCGTCACTCGCGACCTCGACGGCCTGCTCGTCGGCGGTGTCGACCCCGACGATCTGCCCGACCCCGTACTGGCGAGGAAGGCGTTGCGGGCGGCGGAGTTCGTCGTCAGCCTCGAACTGCGGCCCAGCGTGGTCACCGAGCACGCCGACGTCGTGCTTCCCGTCGCGCCCGTCGACGAGAAGTCGGGTTCCTTCCTCAACTGGGAGGGCCGCTCCCGCGAGTTCACGGTGACCCTCGACGGAACCGGGGCGCTGCCCGACTGCCGAGTGCTCGACACGCTCGGCGTCGAGATGGACGTCGACCTGTTCACCCAGACCCCCGCCGCCGCGAGCGGGGACCTCCGCAAACTGCTCGGATATGGGGGAGCCGCGGCCGCGCCCGACGTCCCCGACGGGCATGCCCGCACTCCGGGGCGGGGCGAGGCGGTGCTGGCGACCTGGCGCAGGCTCATCGACGACGGTTCGCTGCTCGTGGACGAACCCGACCTCGCGGGAACGGCCCGCAAGGTCGTGGCGAAGGTGTCGAAGGAGACGGCGGCGACGGTCGGCGACCTGATCACCGTCTCCACCGGCCGAGGATCCATCACGTTGCCCTGCGAGGTCGCCGACCTCCCCGAAGGGGTCGTGTGGTTGCCGGGCAACTCGGATGGCTCGAAGGTTCGCGCCACCCTCGGCGTCGGACACGGTGCCGTGGTGACGATCGCGGCCGGAGGTGCACAGTGA
- the nuoH gene encoding NADH-quinone oxidoreductase subunit NuoH, producing MTRAELLADDPLWLILLKAVVLMLIGPIMTVVLIVGERKTVGRMQNRPGPNRVGPKGSLQAVADAIKLPFKEQIIPDTADRKVYFLAPIIAVVPALIGLAAIPFGPEVTIFGERTVLQLVELPVGVLLILAGASIGVYGIVLAGWASGSPYPLLGGMRSAAQVISYEIAMGLSIVGVVLYSGTLATGGIVDAQASGWYFYLLLPSFVIYLISMVGETNRAPFDLPEAESELVGGFHTEYSSMKFAMFFLAEYTNMVIVSAFATTLFLGGYLFPFVGVDHALNQGWLPVLWFFIKMGGLLFLFIWLRGTLPRFRYDQFMKLGWKVLVPANLVWLVLIAAIRAIRNEGNVSTGQILIIGGIVIVVIVLLTLLLPEKRIPDDDSVPITGGGYPVPPLDLKVPDTTPRRKALKAKAKAEKKEPAAVAATKEGSDGDI from the coding sequence ATGACGAGGGCGGAACTGCTCGCGGACGACCCGTTGTGGCTGATTCTGCTCAAGGCCGTCGTGCTGATGCTCATCGGTCCGATCATGACGGTCGTGCTGATCGTCGGAGAGCGCAAGACGGTCGGCAGGATGCAGAACCGGCCGGGACCGAACAGGGTCGGGCCGAAGGGGTCGTTGCAAGCCGTCGCCGACGCGATCAAGCTTCCGTTCAAGGAACAGATCATCCCGGACACGGCCGATCGCAAGGTGTACTTCCTGGCACCGATCATCGCCGTCGTCCCAGCGCTCATCGGGCTCGCGGCGATCCCGTTCGGACCTGAGGTGACGATCTTCGGGGAACGCACCGTTTTGCAGCTCGTCGAGTTGCCGGTCGGCGTCCTGCTGATCCTCGCCGGTGCCTCCATCGGCGTTTACGGCATCGTGCTCGCGGGCTGGGCTTCCGGCTCGCCCTACCCGCTGCTCGGCGGTATGCGCTCCGCCGCGCAGGTGATCTCCTACGAGATCGCGATGGGACTTTCGATCGTCGGTGTCGTGCTCTACTCGGGCACGCTCGCGACGGGAGGGATCGTCGACGCGCAGGCGAGCGGCTGGTACTTCTACCTGCTGTTGCCGAGCTTCGTCATCTACCTGATCTCGATGGTCGGCGAGACGAACAGGGCGCCGTTCGACCTTCCCGAGGCCGAATCGGAACTGGTCGGCGGTTTCCACACCGAGTACAGCTCAATGAAGTTCGCGATGTTCTTCCTCGCCGAGTACACCAACATGGTGATCGTCTCGGCGTTCGCGACGACACTGTTCCTCGGCGGCTACCTGTTCCCGTTCGTCGGGGTCGACCACGCGCTCAACCAGGGCTGGCTGCCGGTTCTGTGGTTCTTCATCAAGATGGGCGGCCTGCTGTTCCTCTTCATCTGGCTGAGGGGCACGCTGCCGCGATTCCGCTACGACCAGTTCATGAAGCTCGGCTGGAAGGTGCTCGTTCCGGCCAACCTCGTCTGGCTGGTGCTCATCGCGGCCATCAGGGCAATCCGCAACGAGGGCAACGTCTCCACCGGTCAGATACTGATCATCGGCGGCATCGTCATCGTGGTCATCGTGTTGCTTACCCTGCTGCTGCCCGAAAAACGGATACCCGACGACGATTCGGTGCCGATCACCGGCGGAGGCTATCCGGTACCGCCGCTCGATCTGAAGGTTCCCGATACGACACCGCGCAGGAAGGCACTGAAAGCCAAAGCCAAGGCGGAGAAGAAGGAACCGGCCGCGGTCGCTGCCACGAAGGAGGGTTCCGATGGGGATATTTGA
- the nuoI gene encoding NADH-quinone oxidoreductase subunit NuoI gives MGIFDPIKGFGVTFSMMFKKVITEEYPEIGAPAAPRYHGRHQLNRHPDGLEKCVGCELCAWACPADAIFVEGGDNTEEARYSPGERYGMDYQINYLRCIGCGLCVEACPTRSLTMINFYELANDNRQDLIYTKEDLLAPLLPGMEQPPHPMRLGKDEQDYYVNGPELARDRGVPSGETVETSEEKAMQ, from the coding sequence ATGGGGATATTTGATCCCATCAAGGGCTTCGGCGTCACCTTCTCGATGATGTTCAAGAAGGTCATCACCGAGGAGTATCCGGAGATCGGCGCGCCTGCCGCGCCCCGATACCACGGGCGTCACCAGCTCAACCGGCATCCCGACGGGCTGGAGAAGTGTGTCGGCTGCGAGCTGTGCGCATGGGCCTGTCCTGCCGACGCGATCTTCGTCGAGGGTGGCGACAACACCGAGGAAGCCCGGTACTCGCCAGGCGAGCGCTACGGCATGGACTACCAGATCAACTACCTGCGCTGCATCGGTTGCGGGTTGTGCGTCGAGGCCTGCCCGACCCGGTCGCTGACGATGATCAACTTCTACGAACTCGCCAACGACAACCGGCAGGACCTCATCTACACCAAGGAGGACCTGCTCGCGCCGCTGCTGCCGGGGATGGAGCAACCACCCCACCCCATGCGGCTCGGCAAGGACGAGCAGGACTACTACGTCAACGGCCCGGAACTGGCTCGCGACCGCGGTGTCCCTTCCGGTGAAACCGTCGAGACGAGTGAAGAGAAGGCAATGCAATGA
- a CDS encoding NADH-quinone oxidoreductase subunit J — translation MIAPLLAQATEQATVSTGEAVAFWVLAPIAVAGALGMIFARNAVHSALWLVLTMLSLGMLYLIQRAPFLGFTQIIVYTGAIMMLFLFVLMMVGRESSDSVVEVLRGQRLAAAILGVGVAGVLAGALTRSMANVTPAPPLDSWAPDGGGAGGLGRLIFTDYLFPFELTSALLIVAAMGAMVLAFTDRHSKAGKRGQRELVVARFRGEYERPSPKPGPGVYATTNSVAAPALLPDGSVAPESLSEIIESTPAARLTADREQVADDTAKPDAHALTGREEKGEGE, via the coding sequence ATGATCGCGCCACTCCTTGCTCAGGCGACCGAGCAGGCGACCGTCTCGACGGGGGAGGCCGTCGCGTTCTGGGTGCTCGCACCCATCGCGGTGGCCGGTGCGCTCGGCATGATCTTCGCCCGCAACGCCGTGCACTCCGCGTTGTGGCTCGTGTTGACCATGCTCTCGCTCGGCATGCTCTACCTGATCCAGCGCGCGCCGTTCCTCGGTTTCACCCAGATCATCGTCTACACCGGCGCGATCATGATGCTGTTCCTGTTCGTGCTGATGATGGTGGGCCGAGAATCCTCCGACTCCGTCGTCGAAGTGCTCAGGGGACAACGGCTGGCCGCCGCGATACTCGGGGTCGGCGTCGCCGGTGTGCTCGCCGGCGCGCTCACCAGGTCGATGGCCAACGTCACGCCCGCGCCGCCATTGGACTCGTGGGCTCCGGACGGCGGCGGCGCGGGTGGCCTCGGCAGGCTGATCTTCACCGACTACCTCTTTCCCTTCGAACTGACCTCGGCGCTGCTGATCGTCGCGGCGATGGGTGCCATGGTGCTGGCGTTCACCGACCGGCACTCCAAGGCGGGCAAGCGCGGTCAGCGCGAACTCGTCGTCGCCAGGTTCAGGGGCGAGTACGAGCGCCCTTCGCCGAAGCCGGGACCCGGTGTCTACGCCACGACCAACTCGGTGGCCGCGCCCGCGCTGCTGCCCGACGGTTCGGTCGCCCCGGAGTCGCTGTCCGAGATCATCGAATCGACTCCCGCCGCACGGTTGACCGCCGACCGCGAGCAGGTCGCCGACGACACGGCAAAACCGGACGCGCACGCGCTGACCGGCCGTGAAGAGAAGGGGGAGGGCGAGTGA
- the nuoK gene encoding NADH-quinone oxidoreductase subunit NuoK produces the protein MTPTYYLLLSALLFTIGAVGVLVRRNAIVVFMCIELMLNAVNLSLVTFARINGSIEGQVMAFFVMVVAAAEVVVGLAIIMAIFRTRRSASVDDTNLLKY, from the coding sequence GTGACCCCCACCTATTACCTGCTGCTTTCCGCGCTGCTGTTCACCATCGGCGCGGTCGGGGTCCTCGTGCGCCGCAACGCCATCGTGGTGTTCATGTGCATCGAGTTGATGCTGAACGCGGTGAACCTGTCGCTTGTCACCTTCGCGCGCATCAACGGCTCGATCGAGGGCCAGGTCATGGCGTTCTTCGTGATGGTCGTCGCCGCCGCGGAGGTCGTCGTAGGGCTCGCGATCATCATGGCCATCTTCCGCACCCGGCGTTCGGCCTCGGTCGACGACACCAACCTGCTGAAGTACTAG